GCGTCAACGGACCCGGTTTCACCGGCACCGACTCGCGCACCGTGAACAGCCGGCGCTCCAGATCGGTTAGATCGACGCTTAAGCTCAGCGTGCCGGGATAAGCAATATCTTGCGGCGCGGGAATTTCGCCGGCATTGACGGGCGTTACGCAGCAAAGGCAAAGCAGCGCGATGGTGAAAAAATTTTTTAAGTGAAACATCTTGGAGCAACTCCCTGATCAGCGAACCAGCGCGTGTTGATCGGTATTCACTAGGTGCGAATGACGGACCAGCCTGCCGATGGCCATTGTCGGCGGAGCGTATCCGATAAGTTGGATTTACGTCAACGGCGAGCGGTGAAGAGAAAACTAAAGGTGGGTTCCAGGGGAAAAGTTGACTCTTCCTTCCGTCATTCCCACGCGGGCCAGCATCCAGGCAATCATTGGCTTGGCAGTGTGAGCAAAGATGGATGCCGGCCTGCGCCGGCATGACAATACTTCACTTCAGGTGACTCCAACTATTTGCCGTCGTCGATGCTGACGACAATGATGGCGTTGGCGATCAGCCAGCCGTCTTTGCCCGTCTCGTTGAGCACCTGCAAGCCACCTTGGACCACGTTGATATGGCTGCCTCCGTGGGGCAGCGAGTCGAGCACCGCTTGTTTGTCTACCGCTTCCGGCTTGGGCACGCCGATGGTGACATCCACCCGCATATCGTCGGCGGTCTTGCCCACTAGACGGGGAAATCCCAGGCTGCTGTGATGAATCGCATCGAACACCGCGCGCTTGGCGGCAGCAGTATAATCCAAGCCGTGCACATCCACGCCCATACCCATCTCTGTAACGCATCGTACCAATGCCATGGCTAGTTACCTCCACCTGTTCGTTATCATCGAAGCGATACAGCGCTCCTACGCGTTGACGTTGAGATCGACCAAAGCGGTGGCGCAGGGCGCGGTTTCGAGGAAATCCCAGCTCTTCATCCAGTCATAGGTGCGTTGTAGTTCATCGGCCGGGATCGGCGCCGGATCGACCAGATAGAGGCGGCTCGCGCGCAGATCGTCGATGGTGAGCTGGCTGATCTGCGGATCTTTGTCGCGATAGTAGTCGATGAAATAGTGCAGATAGGCGCGCTTGTTCGCCATGATCCGCCGCACGGCTTCGCGGATCGCGCGATTAAAAGCGGCGTAGGTTTCGCTGTCGACACGATCGGACGCGACGTCGGTGCCGTGATGAAATGCCGAGATGACGATGCGGCAGCCCATTTTTTCCGCCAAAGAAATATACGGTTCGGTGAGGGTCGTCGCTTCGATAGTTCCATCCATGAGCATCTTGAAGCGGAAGTTGGAGCCGTTCGGCACCCGGCCGAGCTTGATTAACTCGCGCGGCACGAAGCCTTCCAACATCTGCAAGCACAGATAATGTGTGCCGCTATAAAAGGGGATGCCGATCTGCACGTCGGCGAATTGCTGTGGCACCTGCACCGGCGAATCGGCGCGAACGACGAGCGCGGCAAAATTCACCATGGACCGACGGCCGACCTGCCGGCTACCGACCTTGGTGGTTTCAACCCGCGAAAAATTGCCCCATTCGCAGGCGTTGTAGAGGTCGGCCTGGCCGGATTCCATCATGCGTCCGTGGCTGGTGTAGCGCTCGGCTTCCTTATGATCCGTGATGTGCAGCTGCGGGCTTTTGTCGAGGCCCTTCTCACGGTCCATCCACTCGATCTGGATGCCTTCCTTCTCGAACAGACCTTCGTCGTGGGCGACGAGCTCGGCTAAGCCTTGAAACGGCGCAGTGGTCTCCAATCGCAATGTTTTCATAGATTACTCCCCATGGGACTTTTGATCAGTGATTCCTTTGTACAGCGCCATTCTAACTTCTGTCAAACACCCGACCTAGAGAAAAGCTTTAGCGTACCAATCGCTGCTCAAAGAACCATTGGCCACGAAGATGTGAAAGGAAATTCGGCAATTTTCACACCTGCACTTCGGGTTTTCTCCGACCTGTGGGTTTCAAAAACCTTGCAGTTTCCCGTCGGCGGTTCTGACCACGTGCTTGAGGGGCGCACCTGAAAGATAGCGGCGCGTGTTGTCGCGGATAAGCTCGCTCATCCGGCGCCACAATTGCCAACCGCCCTGCCCGCCGACATGCGGCGTTATCAGCACATTGGGGAGATCCCACAGTGGGCTCGCGGCGGGCAACGGTTCTTCGGCGAAGGCATCGAGTCCGGCCCCCATGATGCGGCCCTCGGTGAGGGCGCGGGCCAGTGCCGCTTCGTCCACAACTTTACCGCGGGAAATATTTACAAGGATCGCGGTTTCTTTCATGAGCGCGATTCGTTCGGCGCTGAGAAATCCCCTTGTGCTGTTGTCGAGCGGCATCGCCACCATGACCACATCGGCGCTGGGAAGAACTTCGTTGACTTTTTCCCTGGGTACGACGCGATCGATCTCCGGCACGGCGGGGACAGACGAGCGGGTGACGCAGATCACTTCCATATCGAACGCTTTGGCCTTGCGCGCGATGTCCTGACCGATATGGCCCATGCCGAGGATCACCATGCGCGCGCCATCGGGGTCGAGTATGTGGGAAGACATAGTGAGCCGTGCCCACTCTCGCTTTGCGCGTAGTTGCTCGAAGCGGTGAAAGTTTCGCATGACGCCCAGCATCAGGGCCATGGCGTGGCTGGCGAGCACCCGCTGGCTGACGTCGCCGCCATTGGTGACCCAGACACCATCCGGTAGGCCCGCCCTCAGTCCGATTTCGACGCCGACGGTGGTGAATTGGATCCACTTGAGCGCCCGGCCTTTGTCACGCACCAGGCGCGCGAAGTCCGCGCTGAAGGCGGAGTTGTAAGCATGGAGGATTTCCGCGCCGTCGAGTGCATTGGCGAGGGATTCGAGATTGTGAGCCTTGGCCGCCTCGACCTCGGGAAAGTCGCGCAGAAAAGCTTCGTCCACCACATCATTGGCGGCGTTCACGAACTGGGCAATACGAACTGTCATGATGCTCCTCAGTGGCCGCGGCACACTGGCGTGCCCGGTCACGATTAGAAAACTTAGATACTTTTTATTTTATCTTTGACGGGAAGTATATCGCGAGCGATCGTTGCTGGAGCCCTGACCGATTGCTGGGGCCGGATTTTACAATCCTACTTCAGTCAATGTCCTAACGTGAATTCTCAAGCTGTTTGAGCCCGCGGCTCACCGTCGTGTATGGTACTGTCGTAAGGGAGTGGTCAGTAAGCCCAAGATGCGGGATCGTGTTGTGACGCCACAGCTTAAGGGAGGACGCTCGGTATGTTCAAGAGACCTTACATTCTCGCGATTGTATCCTTCCTTTTGATCCCCACGGTCGCCGTGTTGGGTGGGATATTGGTTCTTTCCATCAATCCCGAAATCGCCGCGGGTCGTGCGAATTACGAGCGCAACTATTGGCTGTTGAGTCTGGCGCAGAGTATTTCCATGTGGGCAGTCTTGCTGGTGGTTGTAGGCTTGTGGTTTCTGACCTGTTTTTTTCTGCTCAAGTCCAAGAACCGATCCTATGGGTGGTTGTTGCCCTTGGCTGTCCTTGGCCCGTTTGGTTTGATGATCCTGACCATGCTGAACGACACCGCGCCAGCGCCTGGAGATTTGTACCAACAATTTGTCGGTAAACTAAAAAGCTATCTGCGTGTTGCCTATGAACTAGGTTTTTTCGTGGTCCTTTGGGTCGGTGCGTTTCTAGCCATGGTTTTGACGCGCGACCTCATGATCATGTATGAAGCCGCCACCACCGGAATTTCGGCAGAGCAAATCATCAAACTACAAAACGACTCCAGCGGTATGTGGGCGTTGAGCGAGGGTTTGGAAGTCTTGTTTCTGGTGGTTCTCTTCTATTTGCTGTGGCCGATTTGTTTTAACGTCGTAGGACGCCTGCGCGGACTATGGACCTCCGCCAAGAAGGTTTAGAGAAGTGGTTGCGCGGTTTGGCCCAGTCGAGAATTGCGAAAGTTGAGTTAGTCAATACTCTGGCCTGACCCTAGGGGTGCTCTCAATATGACCCCGTAGCGCTGGCGATAGTGCTCGATGCGTTCAAGATAAG
This region of Deltaproteobacteria bacterium genomic DNA includes:
- a CDS encoding ABC transporter substrate-binding protein, which gives rise to MKTLRLETTAPFQGLAELVAHDEGLFEKEGIQIEWMDREKGLDKSPQLHITDHKEAERYTSHGRMMESGQADLYNACEWGNFSRVETTKVGSRQVGRRSMVNFAALVVRADSPVQVPQQFADVQIGIPFYSGTHYLCLQMLEGFVPRELIKLGRVPNGSNFRFKMLMDGTIEATTLTEPYISLAEKMGCRIVISAFHHGTDVASDRVDSETYAAFNRAIREAVRRIMANKRAYLHYFIDYYRDKDPQISQLTIDDLRASRLYLVDPAPIPADELQRTYDWMKSWDFLETAPCATALVDLNVNA
- a CDS encoding D-2-hydroxyacid dehydrogenase — translated: MTVRIAQFVNAANDVVDEAFLRDFPEVEAAKAHNLESLANALDGAEILHAYNSAFSADFARLVRDKGRALKWIQFTTVGVEIGLRAGLPDGVWVTNGGDVSQRVLASHAMALMLGVMRNFHRFEQLRAKREWARLTMSSHILDPDGARMVILGMGHIGQDIARKAKAFDMEVICVTRSSVPAVPEIDRVVPREKVNEVLPSADVVMVAMPLDNSTRGFLSAERIALMKETAILVNISRGKVVDEAALARALTEGRIMGAGLDAFAEEPLPAASPLWDLPNVLITPHVGGQGGWQLWRRMSELIRDNTRRYLSGAPLKHVVRTADGKLQGF